One Brachybacterium kimchii genomic window carries:
- a CDS encoding MgtC/SapB family protein, which produces MDPLVGLVQPTSLVEAELLIATFVLCSLIGLERQMRQKSAGYRTHVLVGLGSCAFTLVSAYGFAAVLGNEVNLDPSRIAAQIVSGIGFLGAGVIFKGRSMVRGLTTAATVWVSAAVGMACGSGMLSLGLTLTALHLITLFLIAPLVRRVPGPDRHRLLRVTYADGRGALRDILATATGAGFTNSIENSRKITGNDGEPKIVMDIRFLGRPPVRDLIPPLLEVAGVERVSLAKNQGRSGSEADDD; this is translated from the coding sequence ATGGACCCCCTGGTGGGACTCGTGCAGCCGACGAGCCTCGTGGAGGCCGAGCTGCTGATCGCGACGTTCGTGCTGTGCTCGCTGATCGGCCTCGAGCGCCAGATGCGGCAGAAGAGCGCCGGCTACCGCACCCACGTGCTCGTGGGGCTCGGCTCGTGCGCCTTCACGCTGGTCTCGGCCTACGGCTTCGCGGCGGTGCTCGGCAACGAGGTCAACCTCGACCCCTCGCGCATCGCCGCCCAGATCGTCTCCGGCATCGGCTTCCTGGGCGCGGGCGTCATCTTCAAGGGCCGCTCCATGGTGCGCGGGCTGACCACGGCCGCGACCGTCTGGGTCTCCGCCGCCGTGGGCATGGCCTGCGGCAGCGGCATGCTCTCCCTCGGCCTCACCCTCACCGCGCTGCACCTGATCACACTGTTCCTCATCGCCCCGCTCGTGCGCCGCGTCCCCGGCCCCGATCGTCACCGCCTGCTGCGCGTCACCTACGCCGACGGACGGGGCGCGCTGCGCGACATCCTCGCGACCGCGACCGGCGCCGGCTTCACGAACTCGATCGAGAACTCCCGCAAGATCACCGGCAACGACGGCGAACCGAAGATCGTCATGGACATCCGCTTCCTGGGCCGACCGCCCGTGCGCGACCTGATCCCGCCCCTGCTCGAGGTCGCCGGGGTCGAGCGGGTCTCGCTCGCCAAGAACCAGGGCAGGTCGGGCAGCGAGGCCGACGACGACTGA
- a CDS encoding aldo/keto reductase codes for MTSAPSIRFRDGRSIPQLGYGVWQVEPDVAADVVVKAFEAGYRHVDTARGYDNEDGVGRALAASGLARDDYFVTSKVPNQDQGREATLRSFDATMTDLGLDELDLYLIHWPAPEKGLALETWRTLIELQEQGRIRSIGVSNFRPEDLEMLEAETGVLPVLNQIELHPFFNQPELRALHAEKGIVTEAWSPLGQGGGELEDPVVLEIARAHDADPAQVLIAWNLALGDVVIPKSVTPARIVSNLESLDLALADEEIARITALHKGESGRQGKHPGEFAGHQGS; via the coding sequence ATGACCAGCGCACCTTCCATCCGCTTCCGCGACGGTCGATCGATCCCGCAGCTCGGCTACGGGGTCTGGCAGGTCGAGCCCGACGTCGCGGCCGACGTGGTCGTCAAGGCCTTCGAGGCCGGCTACCGGCACGTCGACACCGCCCGCGGGTACGACAACGAGGACGGGGTGGGCCGTGCGCTCGCCGCCTCCGGCCTCGCACGCGACGACTACTTCGTGACCTCGAAGGTCCCCAACCAGGACCAGGGGCGCGAGGCGACGCTGCGCTCCTTCGACGCCACCATGACCGACCTCGGCCTGGACGAGCTCGACCTCTACCTCATCCACTGGCCCGCGCCGGAGAAGGGGCTCGCCCTGGAGACCTGGCGCACCCTCATCGAGCTGCAGGAGCAGGGGCGGATCCGCTCGATCGGCGTCTCGAACTTCCGGCCCGAGGACCTCGAGATGCTCGAGGCGGAGACCGGCGTGCTGCCCGTGCTCAACCAGATCGAGCTGCATCCCTTTTTCAACCAGCCCGAGCTGCGCGCGCTGCACGCCGAGAAGGGCATCGTCACCGAGGCCTGGTCCCCGCTGGGCCAGGGCGGCGGGGAGCTCGAGGACCCGGTGGTGCTCGAGATCGCCCGCGCGCACGACGCCGATCCCGCCCAGGTGCTCATCGCCTGGAACCTCGCCCTGGGCGACGTGGTGATCCCGAAGTCCGTCACGCCCGCGCGGATCGTCTCGAACCTCGAGTCCCTCGACCTCGCCCTCGCGGACGAGGAGATCGCGCGGATCACGGCACTCCACAAGGGCGAGAGCGGACGCCAGGGCAAGCACCCCGGGGAGTTCGCGGGCCACCAGGGCTCCTGA
- a CDS encoding MerR family transcriptional regulator has product MRIGEFARRTGLTPSTVRFYEERDMFSPGQITRGPNGYRDFGEDAVQRVRLVLAGRDAGFSLQDMRTRMAHWADMDDAERRALLTEQLAVVDRRREELERSRATILGALAVLEERRSPA; this is encoded by the coding sequence ATGCGCATCGGCGAGTTCGCCCGCAGGACCGGGCTCACGCCCTCGACCGTCCGCTTCTACGAGGAGCGGGACATGTTCAGCCCCGGCCAGATCACCCGCGGGCCCAACGGCTACCGCGACTTCGGGGAGGACGCCGTGCAGCGCGTGCGGCTCGTCCTCGCGGGCCGCGACGCAGGCTTCTCCCTGCAGGACATGCGCACGCGCATGGCGCACTGGGCGGACATGGACGACGCGGAGCGCCGCGCGCTGCTCACCGAGCAGCTCGCCGTCGTCGACCGCCGCCGCGAGGAGCTCGAGCGCAGCCGCGCCACGATCCTCGGGGCGCTCGCGGTGCTCGAGGAGCGTCGCTCGCCCGCGTGA
- a CDS encoding DUF998 domain-containing protein gives MAQVLAIVASVLFVLRLLALVALHVRPGGIHPVRHAVSDYAASSAPSTRRLAAVASWLAAAAWAVLGVTVLTLPAATSHTGLGVWLLVLAVVLAVMPRVPTDAPGEPVTSRGRLHLVLAVAWFAIAYSTIGPLTRLLAGATGAPAPGILPVLHVIAAIALVSLVVSLLVRALRERTFGLSERVFILAVTLAPLIVSVGLAAA, from the coding sequence GTGGCCCAGGTGCTCGCGATCGTCGCGTCCGTGCTGTTCGTCCTCCGACTGCTTGCGCTCGTCGCCCTGCACGTGAGGCCCGGCGGCATCCACCCTGTGCGGCATGCGGTGAGCGACTACGCCGCTTCGTCCGCGCCGAGCACCCGGCGCCTCGCCGCGGTCGCCTCGTGGCTCGCGGCCGCCGCCTGGGCGGTCCTGGGCGTCACGGTCCTCACGCTCCCCGCTGCGACCTCGCACACGGGGCTCGGCGTGTGGCTGCTGGTGCTGGCGGTGGTGCTCGCGGTGATGCCGCGCGTGCCCACCGATGCGCCCGGGGAGCCCGTCACCTCACGCGGACGGCTGCACCTGGTGCTCGCCGTCGCCTGGTTCGCGATCGCGTATTCGACGATCGGTCCGCTCACGCGGCTGCTCGCCGGGGCCACGGGGGCGCCGGCGCCGGGGATCCTGCCCGTGCTGCACGTGATCGCGGCGATCGCCCTGGTAAGCCTCGTCGTCTCCCTGCTGGTGAGGGCGCTGCGCGAGCGCACCTTCGGCCTCAGCGAGCGCGTGTTCATCCTCGCCGTCACCCTCGCCCCGCTGATCGTGAGCGTGGGCCTGGCCGCCGCGTGA
- a CDS encoding serine hydrolase, which produces MTLPTASAPSDTAIAWCLLDAQGRELSSSEADRAFYAASTIKLYVLLAALRAADRGELDLGAEVAATRTFTGEGGASFTLAGDHLDPTHPDDGQQISVRELLVRMIDRSSNEATDHVLSLVGLGAVADVIADLGLPATRVERMIGDGAALAAGRTNETSARDLARTMDAIMRSGSALAREALAAQRIRIIGRAVRPGVPVLSKSGWVDGFRHDVAAIGGSDGAGFHVLAVMTGGWAEEEADERIFARTRELLPAEVLR; this is translated from the coding sequence ATGACGCTGCCCACCGCCTCCGCCCCATCCGACACCGCGATCGCCTGGTGCCTCCTGGACGCGCAGGGTCGCGAGCTCTCGAGCAGCGAGGCCGACCGCGCCTTCTACGCGGCGAGCACCATCAAGCTGTATGTGCTGCTCGCCGCGCTGCGCGCCGCGGATCGCGGGGAGCTGGACCTCGGGGCGGAGGTCGCCGCGACCCGGACCTTCACAGGGGAGGGCGGCGCGTCGTTCACGCTCGCGGGCGACCATCTGGACCCGACGCATCCGGACGACGGGCAGCAGATCTCCGTGCGGGAGCTGCTGGTGCGGATGATCGACCGCTCGAGCAACGAGGCGACCGACCACGTGCTCTCCCTCGTCGGCCTCGGCGCGGTGGCCGACGTGATCGCGGACCTGGGCCTGCCCGCGACGCGCGTCGAGCGGATGATCGGCGACGGCGCGGCGCTCGCCGCGGGCCGCACCAACGAGACCAGCGCGCGGGACCTCGCGCGCACCATGGACGCGATCATGCGCAGCGGCTCCGCCCTCGCCCGCGAGGCGCTCGCCGCGCAGCGGATCCGCATCATCGGCCGCGCCGTGCGGCCCGGCGTCCCCGTGCTCTCGAAGTCCGGCTGGGTCGATGGGTTCCGCCACGACGTCGCGGCCATCGGCGGCAGCGACGGGGCCGGCTTCCACGTCCTCGCGGTGATGACGGGCGGATGGGCCGAGGAGGAGGCCGACGAGCGGATCTTCGCGCGGACCCGGGAGCTGCTGCCCGCGGAGGTGCTGCGCTAG
- a CDS encoding NlpC/P60 family protein → MTSTPQVPGMPEPVSSKEDTMSAHRSTTPHDPADASQNPQVTRRAGLRLAATGAAGLAGLAGAASASAAPAHKGGHGHGDHGHSSGGRTPKAGERAHVKVTATTLWVDPRTNREGIDDGAVSTPVDLDAWNAKMPDEETRKWLTGKLESQAVLGSEVIVDEIDGEWAHIVVTAQGTPRDDRGYPGWVPVDHLTVDERFARLARCASTATVTALTSTLTSPSRGEGARLPVSFDTILPVTGQNEDSIEVAVPDAGTMQLSIEDAAVRAHGEKPPRPTVEDIIATGERFLGLRYLWAGVSAYGYDCSGYTYTLFHHHGITLERDAGDQMHESGLQSVEREDLQRGDLVFFATEPGAESIRHVALYVGDDQIMQAPNAARSVEVVSLTEYDTDGEYAGARRVELAKG, encoded by the coding sequence GTGACGTCGACCCCGCAGGTCCCCGGCATGCCCGAACCCGTCTCCTCGAAGGAGGACACCATGTCCGCCCATCGCAGCACCACCCCGCACGACCCCGCCGACGCATCGCAGAACCCGCAGGTCACCCGGCGCGCCGGTCTGCGGCTCGCCGCCACCGGCGCCGCCGGCCTCGCGGGCCTCGCCGGCGCCGCCTCCGCCTCCGCCGCTCCCGCGCACAAGGGCGGCCACGGTCACGGCGACCACGGGCACAGCAGCGGCGGCAGGACGCCGAAGGCCGGCGAGAGGGCGCACGTGAAGGTCACGGCGACCACGCTGTGGGTCGATCCGCGCACGAACCGCGAGGGCATCGACGACGGCGCGGTCTCCACGCCCGTGGACCTCGACGCCTGGAACGCGAAGATGCCCGACGAGGAGACCCGCAAGTGGCTCACCGGGAAGCTCGAATCGCAGGCCGTGCTGGGCAGCGAGGTCATCGTCGACGAGATCGACGGCGAGTGGGCGCACATCGTGGTCACCGCCCAGGGCACCCCGCGCGACGACCGCGGCTACCCGGGCTGGGTCCCGGTCGACCACCTCACCGTCGACGAGCGCTTCGCACGCCTGGCGCGCTGCGCCTCGACCGCGACCGTCACCGCGCTCACCAGCACCCTCACCTCGCCGAGCCGCGGCGAGGGCGCGCGCCTGCCGGTCTCCTTCGACACGATCCTCCCGGTCACCGGCCAGAACGAGGACAGCATCGAGGTCGCCGTCCCTGACGCGGGCACCATGCAGCTCAGCATCGAGGACGCCGCGGTGCGCGCGCACGGCGAGAAGCCCCCGCGCCCCACGGTCGAGGACATCATCGCGACCGGCGAGCGCTTCCTGGGCCTGCGCTATCTCTGGGCCGGCGTGAGCGCATACGGCTACGACTGCTCCGGGTACACGTACACCCTGTTCCACCACCACGGCATCACCCTCGAGCGCGACGCCGGCGACCAGATGCACGAGTCGGGACTGCAGAGCGTCGAGCGCGAGGACCTCCAGCGCGGCGACCTCGTGTTCTTCGCGACCGAGCCGGGCGCCGAGTCGATCCGCCACGTCGCCCTCTACGTGGGCGACGACCAGATCATGCAGGCTCCGAACGCGGCCCGGAGCGTCGAGGTCGTCTCGCTGACCGAGTACGACACCGACGGCGAGTACGCCGGGGCGCGGCGCGTGGAGCTCGCGAAGGGCTGA
- a CDS encoding dipeptide epimerase produces MTPQTLQDPDVHVVAVRHHRHVAPLKRPFVTAARRTEAVHYVVAEVELADGTVGQGSSAETVAVTGESAESIAACLAGPLRGALEGAQGTLEDLGRRIRDAVPGSTSAKAALDVALHDAAARAARVPLVELLGGTRCGTLTNDMTISLEDPEVMAGHARDAVAAGEQILKIKLGRDIDEDRRRLAAVLEAAPGVSLRLDANQGWEAREAISIITGFERDGLPIELVEQPVPAADLEGLARVRAEVATPVMADEAVWDAQDARRIVEAGAADLLNIKLAKTGGLREALAVADVALEAGIACMVGSMMEPRISITAAAHLAFAHPAIALIDLDPPAWFTSGAPSGGYRQRGAELELIGGPGLGLAMLDPMQDADDAGGGR; encoded by the coding sequence ATGACCCCGCAGACCCTGCAGGATCCCGACGTGCACGTCGTCGCGGTGCGCCACCACCGCCACGTCGCGCCGCTCAAGCGGCCCTTCGTGACCGCGGCACGGCGCACCGAGGCCGTGCACTACGTGGTCGCGGAGGTCGAGCTGGCCGACGGCACCGTCGGCCAGGGATCCTCGGCCGAGACCGTCGCCGTCACGGGCGAATCGGCCGAGTCGATCGCCGCCTGCCTGGCCGGTCCGCTGCGCGGCGCGCTCGAGGGCGCCCAGGGCACCCTGGAAGACCTCGGACGCCGCATCCGGGACGCTGTCCCGGGGAGCACGAGCGCGAAGGCCGCCCTGGACGTGGCCCTGCACGACGCCGCCGCGCGCGCCGCCCGGGTGCCGCTGGTCGAGCTGCTGGGCGGCACCCGCTGCGGCACGCTGACCAACGACATGACGATCTCCCTCGAGGACCCCGAGGTGATGGCCGGTCATGCCCGCGACGCGGTCGCCGCGGGCGAGCAGATCCTGAAGATCAAGCTCGGCCGGGACATCGACGAGGACCGCCGGCGACTCGCCGCCGTGCTCGAGGCCGCCCCCGGGGTGAGCCTGCGCCTGGACGCGAACCAGGGCTGGGAGGCCCGCGAGGCGATCAGCATCATCACCGGCTTCGAGCGGGACGGCCTGCCGATCGAGCTGGTCGAGCAGCCCGTCCCGGCCGCGGACCTCGAGGGTCTCGCCCGGGTGCGCGCCGAGGTGGCGACCCCGGTGATGGCCGACGAGGCCGTATGGGATGCACAGGACGCCCGCCGCATCGTCGAGGCCGGTGCGGCCGACCTCCTGAACATCAAGCTCGCCAAGACCGGCGGCCTGCGCGAGGCGCTCGCCGTGGCCGACGTGGCCCTCGAGGCGGGCATCGCCTGCATGGTGGGCTCGATGATGGAGCCGCGGATCTCGATCACCGCCGCGGCCCACCTGGCCTTCGCGCACCCGGCGATCGCCCTCATCGACCTCGATCCCCCGGCCTGGTTCACCTCCGGGGCGCCGTCGGGCGGCTACCGCCAGCGCGGCGCCGAGCTCGAGCTGATCGGCGGTCCCGGGCTCGGCCTTGCGATGCTCGACCCGATGCAGGACGCTGATGACGCAGGAGGTGGTAGGTGA
- a CDS encoding DUF819 domain-containing protein produces the protein MITDGLLMLGVLLGLSCVLIVLEKTTGWKLFKYVPGMVLMYLLCALLNTLGVFGQDDATRAPIAQVKDVLLPAMIFLFLFGCDLRKIIRLGPKLLLTMFVASASLCFGMVLVYVVFQAAVHPEAWKVFGALLASWTGGSANMVAVQDILKAPENIFGYALITDTLMYSLWLMLMFASVAVSPRFNRWTKADTSYLDAHEGAFEEEEKPVTVSSLAIVVFGAILVSTFSIWIGGLLPEWGAVVNGTTWSILIVSLLGLLVALTPLGSTAGSSEVATLMLFVVIGQIASGSDFSAITQAPIYIVMGILVVAIHAGIMVLYAKIAKVELFSLAVASTANIGGIASAPVVASAFNRQLVPVGVLFALIGSFMGTFVGLIGAQVMHAL, from the coding sequence ATGATCACCGACGGCCTGCTGATGCTCGGCGTCCTGCTGGGACTGTCGTGCGTGCTGATCGTCCTCGAGAAGACGACCGGCTGGAAGCTGTTCAAGTACGTGCCCGGCATGGTGCTGATGTACCTGCTGTGCGCACTGCTGAACACGCTCGGCGTCTTCGGCCAGGACGACGCGACCCGCGCCCCCATCGCCCAGGTCAAGGACGTCCTGCTGCCGGCGATGATCTTCCTGTTCCTGTTCGGCTGCGACCTGCGCAAGATCATCCGTCTGGGACCGAAGCTGCTGCTGACGATGTTCGTCGCCTCGGCCTCGCTGTGCTTCGGCATGGTGCTGGTGTACGTGGTCTTCCAGGCCGCGGTGCACCCCGAGGCGTGGAAGGTGTTCGGCGCGCTGCTGGCCAGCTGGACCGGCGGCAGCGCGAACATGGTGGCCGTCCAGGACATCCTCAAGGCCCCGGAGAACATCTTCGGCTACGCCCTGATCACCGACACGCTGATGTACTCGCTGTGGCTGATGCTGATGTTCGCCTCGGTCGCGGTCTCGCCCCGCTTCAACCGCTGGACCAAGGCCGACACCTCCTACCTCGACGCCCACGAGGGCGCCTTCGAGGAGGAGGAGAAGCCGGTGACGGTGTCCTCGCTCGCGATCGTCGTCTTCGGCGCGATCCTGGTCTCGACCTTCTCGATCTGGATCGGCGGCCTGCTGCCCGAGTGGGGCGCGGTCGTCAACGGCACCACCTGGTCGATCCTCATCGTCTCCCTGCTGGGGCTCCTCGTCGCGCTGACCCCGCTGGGGTCGACGGCCGGATCGAGCGAGGTCGCCACGCTGATGCTGTTCGTGGTGATCGGCCAGATCGCCTCGGGCTCGGACTTCTCGGCGATCACGCAGGCGCCGATCTACATCGTGATGGGCATCCTCGTGGTCGCGATCCACGCCGGGATCATGGTGCTCTACGCGAAGATCGCGAAGGTCGAGCTGTTCTCCCTCGCCGTCGCCTCCACCGCGAACATCGGCGGCATCGCCTCCGCACCCGTGGTCGCGAGCGCCTTCAACCGCCAGCTGGTCCCCGTGGGCGTGCTGTTCGCCCTGATCGGATCGTTCATGGGCACGTTCGTGGGCCTGATCGGCGCCCAGGTCATGCACGCGCTGTGA
- a CDS encoding DUF3870 domain-containing protein, whose amino-acid sequence MTTIYLTGEAKSPSNNPITTQWGLFFIGLVVDTESHVIREADCTATLTLTVEFVGELLVGRSILDDDALVESITERYHGSSQKALAASVRNAAAKYRDLSADSTA is encoded by the coding sequence ATGACGACGATCTACCTGACCGGAGAGGCGAAGTCGCCGAGCAACAATCCGATCACGACGCAGTGGGGACTTTTCTTCATCGGCCTCGTCGTCGATACTGAGTCGCACGTCATCCGAGAGGCGGACTGCACCGCCACCCTCACCCTCACGGTCGAGTTCGTGGGAGAACTGCTGGTGGGACGCTCCATCCTCGACGACGACGCCCTGGTGGAATCCATCACCGAGAGGTACCACGGGTCCTCGCAGAAGGCGCTCGCCGCGTCCGTGCGCAATGCCGCCGCGAAGTACCGCGACCTCTCGGCGGACTCCACCGCATAA
- a CDS encoding GNAT family N-acetyltransferase produces MAEHGIVQWQVGSLGAEQIADEVARGDWHALDEAGQDPAAPTASPFTAAVRLLEADPYFWGEHERSDEPAVYAHGLMTDPAASRRGLGATVLDLALAEARHRGARWLRLDCAPHLLDYYLSLGFSPVGSRETEEFVTLLLEKTARGGGPVQHVGDSSPATGLPVVSVGRPVTSEEVADALDDDPLVGPATLSP; encoded by the coding sequence ATGGCCGAGCACGGCATCGTGCAGTGGCAGGTCGGCTCGCTCGGAGCCGAGCAGATCGCGGACGAGGTGGCCCGCGGGGACTGGCACGCCCTCGACGAGGCCGGACAGGACCCGGCAGCGCCGACCGCCTCTCCGTTCACCGCCGCCGTGCGGCTCCTCGAAGCGGACCCGTACTTCTGGGGCGAGCACGAGCGGAGCGACGAGCCGGCCGTGTACGCGCATGGTCTGATGACCGATCCGGCGGCGAGCAGGCGCGGGCTGGGAGCGACCGTGCTCGACCTCGCTCTCGCCGAGGCGAGGCACCGGGGTGCGCGCTGGCTGCGCCTGGACTGCGCTCCCCATCTCCTGGACTACTACCTGTCTCTGGGCTTCTCGCCCGTCGGCAGCAGAGAGACCGAAGAGTTCGTGACGCTGCTGCTGGAGAAGACTGCGAGAGGAGGCGGCCCCGTGCAGCACGTCGGCGACAGCTCACCGGCGACGGGTCTGCCGGTCGTCTCGGTCGGTCGCCCGGTGACCTCCGAAGAGGTCGCCGATGCCCTGGACGACGACCCGCTCGTCGGCCCCGCTACCCTCTCACCATGA
- a CDS encoding NAD-dependent succinate-semialdehyde dehydrogenase translates to MTTKPRLSPAKVADLLERTPRSSFIGGRFLGGTPDLDVQDPATGRVLTQVVDADAASIGGKALDAAVAAQADWAATLPRERSEILRRAYELCHERADDLAALMTLEMGKPLDESYGEVTYGAEFLRWFSEEAVRLPGRFRQAPAAEQAILTTSRPVGPVLAITPWNFPLSMGTRKIAPALAAGCTVVLKPAQMTPLTSLAFAQILADAGVPAGVVNVVVTSDSSGMSSTLMADGRLRKVSFTGSTSVGRSLLAQASEHVLRTSMELGGNAPFLVLPSADMDTAIAAAMPAKFRNNGEACTAANRFYVHSSVAEEFTRRLVESTEALQVGAGIDEGTTMGPMIEPKALEKIEELVADAVERGAKVLTGGRRPRADELPEGCRDGYFYLPTVLGDVPADARVNREEIFGPVAPVIVMDDVEDMVRAANDTEFGLMSYAVGADLGEVTDVAGRIESGMVAVNLGVASDAAAPFGGVKESGLGREGSHEGIAEYLETTYVRLPL, encoded by the coding sequence ATGACCACGAAGCCCCGTCTCTCCCCCGCGAAGGTCGCCGACCTGCTCGAGCGCACCCCCCGCAGCTCCTTCATCGGCGGCCGCTTCCTGGGCGGCACCCCCGATCTCGACGTGCAGGACCCGGCGACCGGGCGCGTCCTCACCCAGGTCGTCGACGCCGACGCGGCGAGCATCGGCGGGAAGGCTCTCGATGCCGCCGTCGCCGCCCAGGCCGACTGGGCGGCGACCCTCCCCCGCGAGCGATCGGAGATCCTGCGCCGCGCCTACGAGCTCTGCCACGAGCGGGCGGACGACCTCGCAGCGCTGATGACCCTCGAGATGGGCAAGCCCCTGGACGAGTCGTACGGCGAGGTCACCTACGGCGCCGAGTTCCTGCGCTGGTTCAGCGAGGAGGCCGTGCGCCTGCCCGGACGCTTCCGGCAGGCCCCCGCCGCCGAGCAGGCGATCCTCACCACCTCGCGGCCCGTCGGCCCCGTCCTCGCGATCACCCCGTGGAACTTCCCGCTGTCGATGGGCACCCGCAAGATCGCTCCGGCCCTCGCAGCCGGCTGCACCGTCGTGCTCAAGCCCGCGCAGATGACGCCCCTGACCTCTCTCGCCTTCGCGCAGATCCTCGCCGACGCGGGCGTCCCCGCGGGCGTCGTGAACGTCGTCGTCACCTCGGACTCCTCCGGAATGTCCTCGACGCTGATGGCCGACGGGCGCCTGCGCAAGGTCTCGTTCACGGGCTCCACCTCGGTGGGCCGCTCCCTGCTCGCGCAGGCGTCCGAGCACGTGCTGCGCACCTCCATGGAGCTCGGTGGCAACGCTCCCTTCCTGGTGCTCCCCTCGGCCGACATGGACACGGCGATCGCCGCCGCGATGCCCGCGAAGTTCCGCAACAACGGCGAGGCGTGCACCGCCGCGAACCGGTTCTACGTGCACTCGTCCGTCGCCGAGGAGTTCACCCGCCGCCTCGTGGAGTCGACGGAGGCGCTGCAGGTCGGCGCGGGGATCGACGAGGGCACCACGATGGGCCCGATGATCGAGCCGAAGGCGCTGGAGAAGATCGAGGAGCTCGTGGCCGACGCCGTCGAGCGCGGCGCGAAGGTCCTCACGGGCGGGCGTCGGCCGCGCGCCGACGAGCTGCCCGAGGGATGCCGGGACGGCTACTTCTACCTGCCCACCGTGCTCGGCGACGTCCCGGCCGATGCCCGCGTGAACCGCGAGGAGATCTTCGGACCGGTCGCGCCCGTGATCGTCATGGACGACGTCGAGGACATGGTGCGCGCCGCGAACGACACCGAGTTCGGGCTCATGAGCTACGCCGTCGGCGCGGACCTCGGCGAGGTCACCGACGTCGCCGGACGCATCGAGTCGGGCATGGTCGCGGTGAACCTGGGCGTCGCCTCCGACGCCGCCGCTCCCTTCGGCGGCGTCAAGGAGTCGGGCCTGGGCCGCGAGGGCTCCCACGAGGGCATCGCGGAGTACCTCGAGACCACGTACGTGCGGCTGCCGCTGTGA
- a CDS encoding alcohol dehydrogenase catalytic domain-containing protein has translation MKIRGAVLEEMGRERPYADSRPITISELELTEPGSTEILVRMEAAGVCHSDLSVVDGNRPRPVPMLLGHEAAGRVEAVGAEVEDIRVGDRVVMSFLPRCGECRECRTDGRLPCSVGSRTNNDGVLLHGSTHLARDGEHVHHHLGVSGFATRAVVDQASAVVVPDEVPPEVAAVLGCAVLTGGGAVLNAAQPGPEDSIMIVGLGGVGMAALITALAQDVKEVIAVDTLPAKLERATELGAHRTYTPQEVAEQKITADRVVEAAGHPKAFETAVGAIGFGGTMVTVGLPAPTAQVTIAPLPLTAQAQSIIGSYLGSAVPRRDVPEYARLYLEGKLPVEELISRTIRLEEINEAMDQLADGEAVRQVILFD, from the coding sequence ATGAAGATCCGTGGAGCAGTCCTCGAGGAGATGGGGCGCGAGCGCCCCTATGCCGACTCCCGGCCGATCACCATCAGCGAGCTCGAGCTCACCGAGCCCGGCTCGACCGAGATCCTCGTGCGCATGGAGGCCGCGGGCGTCTGCCACAGCGACCTCTCCGTGGTCGACGGCAACCGACCGCGCCCGGTCCCCATGCTGCTGGGGCACGAGGCCGCCGGCCGCGTCGAGGCCGTGGGCGCCGAGGTGGAGGACATCCGCGTGGGCGACCGCGTGGTGATGAGCTTCCTCCCCCGCTGCGGCGAGTGCCGCGAGTGCCGCACCGACGGCCGCCTCCCCTGCTCGGTCGGATCCAGGACCAACAACGACGGAGTGCTGCTGCACGGCTCGACCCACCTCGCCCGCGACGGCGAGCACGTGCACCACCACCTGGGGGTGAGCGGCTTCGCGACCCGCGCCGTCGTGGACCAGGCGAGCGCCGTCGTCGTCCCCGACGAGGTCCCGCCCGAGGTCGCCGCCGTGCTGGGATGCGCCGTGCTCACGGGCGGCGGGGCCGTCCTGAACGCCGCGCAGCCGGGCCCCGAGGACTCGATCATGATCGTGGGCCTCGGCGGCGTGGGCATGGCCGCCCTCATCACCGCCCTCGCGCAGGACGTGAAGGAGGTGATCGCCGTGGACACCCTCCCCGCGAAGCTCGAGCGGGCGACGGAGCTCGGCGCCCACCGCACGTACACGCCGCAGGAGGTCGCCGAGCAGAAGATCACCGCCGACCGGGTGGTCGAGGCCGCCGGCCATCCGAAGGCCTTCGAGACCGCGGTGGGCGCGATCGGCTTCGGCGGCACCATGGTCACCGTGGGCCTCCCCGCGCCGACAGCGCAGGTCACGATCGCCCCGCTGCCGCTCACCGCGCAGGCCCAGTCGATCATCGGCTCCTACCTGGGCTCGGCCGTGCCGCGGCGCGACGTGCCCGAGTACGCCCGGCTCTACCTCGAGGGGAAGCTGCCGGTCGAGGAGCTGATCAGCCGCACCATCCGCCTCGAGGAGATCAACGAGGCGATGGACCAGCTGGCCGACGGCGAGGCCGTCCGCCAGGTCATCCTGTTCGACTGA